A genomic segment from Juglans regia cultivar Chandler chromosome 14, Walnut 2.0, whole genome shotgun sequence encodes:
- the LOC109020664 gene encoding (+)-neomenthol dehydrogenase-like has translation MGSNGKHTAERYAVVTGANKGIGLETVRQLASQGVTVVLTARNEKRGLEAISKLHESGLSNVVFHQLDVLDQASILNLAKFIQEKFGRLDILVNNAGASGVVVDEEGLRALNIDPTSWLSGKSVNLVQGVIQQTVDKAEECLNTNYYGVKRLTEALLPLLQLSPAGARVVNVTSLRSELKRIPGEHIRKELGDIETLTEEKVDAILRKFRHDLEENALESNGWTLMLPAYSISKATLNAYTRILAKRYPYMCINCVHPGFVKTDLNWNTGIMTVEEGATGPVMLALLPDGGPTGCYFDCTQVAEF, from the exons ATGGGAAGCAATGGAAAGCATACAGCAGAAAG gTATGCAGTGGTTACAGGAGCAAACAAGGGAATCGGCCTTGAAACAGTGAGGCAACTGGCGTCTCAAGGAGTCACGGTTGTCCTGACAGCTAGAAATGAGAAGAGGGGGTTGGAGGCAATCTCAAAGCTCCACGAGTCTGGTTTGTCAAATGTTGTCTTCCATCAGCTTGATGTCTTGGATCAGGCCAGCATCCTCAACTTGGCCAAGTTCATCCAGGAAAAATTTGGCAGGCTCGATATCTTG GTTAATAATGCTGGAGCTAGTGGTGTTGTAGTTGATGAGGAAGGCCTAAGGGCCTTAAACATAGATCCCACATCATGG CTCTCAGGAAAGTCTGTCAACTTGGTTCAAGGAGTTATCCAACAAACTGTTGACAAGGCAGAAGAATGCTTGAATACCAATTACTATGGTGTGAAAAGACTTACAGAGGCTCTCCTCCCACTATTACAACTTTCCCCTGCAGGAGCAAGGGTAGTCAATGTGACCTCCCTCAGGAGTGAACTAAAG AGGATTCCAGGTGAGCATATAAGAAAAGAACTGGGAGACATAGAAACTCTAACCGAAGAGAAAGTGGATGcgattttaagaaaatttcgGCATGACTTGGAAGAAAATGCACTTGAAAGCAATGGATGGACATTGATGCTGCCTGCTTATAGCATCTCCAAGGCCACCCTCAATGCCTACACTAGAATTCTTGCCAAGAGGTATCCTTACATGTGTATCAATTGCGTTCATCCTGGCTTTGTCAAGACGGACTTGAACTGGAACACTGGAATAATGACTGTAGAAGAGGGGGCTACAGGCCCAGTAATGCTGGCTCTTTTACCTGATGGTGGCCCTACAGGATGCTACTTTGATTGTACTCAAGTTGCCGAGTTTTGA
- the LOC109020547 gene encoding protein FAR-RED IMPAIRED RESPONSE 1-like → MARWQGEPFAVEQLAALGGFEERNRGRKERGAPKYKESYLKIGLDPINVNKVAEAEETNEISYDDERVEDPKPGMEFATDKELLAYYKRYAKQQDFGVITQRMKRDAFGKPKYVKIGCACGGKYHPSHSNISKSRPTIKTDCKAKLNAHLDRNGVWVLTTAENTHNHSTVSPQKSKFFRIHKCLDEYSKRMFDLNDRTGIRMNKNFGALVVDAGGFENLEFQEKDCRNYIDKARHLRLGKGGGEALSDYFKRMRKMNDGFISVIDVDDELRLRNVFWADALSRAEYECFGDVITFDTTYLTNRYGMPFAPFVGVNHHGQSILLGAGLISSENTSTFVWLFQAWLECMNGQAPKAIITDQDRTMKSAIAMVFPETRHRYCLWHIMRKLPEKLGSHSQFNAGLKTDIQTTLYDSHTCEEFDAKWGELIQKYDLGDNTWLEGLYTERSFWVPAYLKDVFWAGTSTTQRSESMNAFFDGYVHSGTTLKKFVDQFDNALRKKVEVETIADFNSYNQTIPCVTPFLFEKQFQAVYTNAKFKEIQGEKIYVLPERYILDRWRKDLKRRYTLVKSSYDDLRDNADTRRKIFDDEQVGVGEVPTPQVGANVEDVVVGTQYSTVTQQAPWGNDENL, encoded by the exons ATGGCTCGATGGCAAGGGGAACCATTCGCGGTGGAGCAGCTGGCGGCACTAGGTGGTTTCGAGGAGAGAAACCGAGGGAGGAAGGAGAGAGGggctccaaaatataaagagtcTTATTTGAAAATTGGGCTTGACCCAATTA ACGTAAATAAAGTGGCAGAGGCCGAGGAAACTAATGAAATATCTTATGATGATGAACGAGTTGAGGATCCAAAACCTGGTATGGAGTTCGCCACTGATAAAGAGCTTCTTGCATATTATAAGCGATATGCCAAGCAACAAGATTTTGGTGTTATCACACAGAGGATGAAAAGAGATGCGTTTGGGAAACCGAAGTATGTGAAAATTGGGTGTGCATGTGGAGGCAAGTACCATCCAAGTCACAGTAATATCTCGAAGTCGCGACCAACAATTAAAACAGACTGTAAGGCGAAGTTAAATGCTCACTTGGATAGAAATGGTGTATGGGTTTTGACCACTGCTGAGAATACTCACAATCATAGTACTGTCAGCCCACAGAAGTctaaattttttagaattcaCAAGTGTTTAGATGAATACAGTAAAAGAATGTTCGATCTAAATGACAGGACAGGTATTCGAATGAACAAAAATTTTGGAGCACTTGTTGTTGATGCGGGCGGGTTCGAGAATCTTGAATTTCAAGAGAAAGATTGTCGAAATTATATTGACAAAGCCAGACACTTGAGGCTGGGTAAAGGAGGTGGCGAAGCACTTAGTGATTACTTTAagaggatgaggaagatgaaTGATGGATTTATTTCTGTGATTGATGTGGATGATGAGTTGCGACTCAGAAATGTGTTCTGGGCTGATGCACTTAGTCGAGCCGAGTACGAGTGTTTCGGAGATGTGATCACCTTCGATACAACGTATCTAACAAATAGATACGGTATGCCTTTTGCTCCTTTTGTTGGGGTAAACCATCACGGGCAGTCCATACTGTTAGGGGCTGGATTGATTTCAAGTGAGAATACAAGTACTTTTGTGTGGTTGTTCCAAGCATGGTTGGAATGCATGAATGGTCAGGCTCCAAAAGCAATCATAACAGACCAAGATCGGACAATGAAGAGTGCCATTGCGATGGTATTCCCAGAAACTCGCCATAGATATTGCCTATGGCATATCATGCGAAAACTACCTGAGAAATTGGGATCCCACTCCCAATTCAATGCAGGGTTGAAGACTGACATTCAGACTACCCTATATGATTCGCATACCTGTGAAGAATTTGATGCCAAATGGGGGGAACTTATTCAGAAATATGACCTTGGTGATAACACGTGGCTGGAAGGGTTGTATACCGAGAGATCATTTTGGGTTCCAGCTTACTTGAAGGATGTATTTTGGGCTGGCACGAGCACTACACAGCGgtctgaaagcatgaatgcatttttcgaCGGATATGTGCATTCTGGTACAACGTTAAAGAAATTTGTGGATCAATTTGACAATGCTCTAAGGAAGAAGGTGGAAGTAGAGACAATAGCTGATTTCAATTCGTACAACCAAACCATCCCATGTGTAACTCCATTCCTCTTTGAGAAGCAGTTCCAAGCGGTGTATACAAATGCAAAGTTTAAAGAAATCCAAGGGGAG AAGATTTATGTGTTGCCAGAGAGGTACATCTTGGATCGGTGGAGGAAAGACTTAAAGAGAAGATACACACTTGTCAAAAGTAGCTATGATGATTTGCGGGATAATGCGGACACACGAAG GAAAATATTTGATGACGAACAAGTTGGAGTTGGTGAGGTCCCGACCCCCCAAGTTGGTGCTAACGTTGAAGATGTTGTTGTTGGAACCCAATATAGTACTGTCACACAACAAGCACCATGGGGCAATGATGAGAATTTGTGA